The nucleotide sequence ATGAATCCTTAACAGGAACAGGCCAAGCCGAAGTGGTAAGTGGCTCTATTGCTCCAGTATATGGATTGCTCCGTCAGGTATGGATGCACACTGTTAACTTTGGACTACAGGAAGTGGCTTCTGATGAAGGGATTCTTCCTTACCGTGGAGGTACTGATTGGTTTGATGGAGGTAAGTTCATTGCTGTCCACCAGCACTTGATGACACCTACAAACGGTTTGGTCGGGGATGCTTGGAATTATATTACCATGACTTTGTCAAGGGCGGTTTTGGCAGAAGAAAGATTACGCTTGGAAGTTGATATGGGAAATACAGCTGCACAAGATGCTCTGTACGAAATGACTGCGATGAAGGCCTATTTGAACATGTTGGCACTGGATAATTGGGGGCTTGTTTTCAAGAAAGATAATTCTGATGAAATATCTGAAATTTTGAGAGGACAGGAAGCAATTGAATACTTAGAGGGTGAGTTCTTATCGGTCGTTGATGTGATCAATAGTGACAAAGGCCCAGGAAGAATGAATAAATATGCTGTAGAGGCATTGTTGGCCCGCCTGTATTTGAATGCTGCCGTTTACCGGGATCCTTATGGTACACCTGATTTTAGGACGGAAGATATGGATAAAGTAATCCAATACACCAGTGATATCATTGAAGGTCCCTATTCATTGTCTCCTGAGTATTTTGAACTGTTCAATGATGACAATAACACCAATCCTGAAATTATCTTTTCCTTGGATCAGAGAGGGGTGCTTCAGACAGAGCATAGCCGATGGGCCTATTGGTCCATTTCGGGAGACCAGATTCCAAGACCGGAATTTCCAAGTACGCGTGGTACTGATGCCGTGGCAGCTACCCCGGATTTTTACCAGACTTGGGTAGATGCTTATGGAGATGTGGACCCTGCTGAGGCGGATGCTCGTTTCTTTCAAGAAAACACCATTATTCCAGAAGAATTGAAGGACCTTACTGGTGTCAATCCGACTAATGATGCAGACCACTATTATTGTGTAGAAGCCACGGAATTTGAAATCAATAGAGGAATTCTGCGTAATGTGATTTGGGGGCCAAGAAAGGATGAGAGTGGAAATATCATGACCTGTGAGGATGGAAAGGTGAGGATTTATCCAGTGATCAACAGAAGAAGCAGTGGAGCGGATATCCGTTATGTGGATCACACCTTGAAGGTGGATTTTAGCAATGAAGGTAGCTTACATAATGCAGGGTATCGCTTCTCAAAATATCAGTTTAGTCATACAGCCAACAATTGTTGTAGCAATAGCAGTGTGGATTTGGTGTTGATCCGTCTGGGAGAAATTTACCTGATGCGGGCAGAGGCCAAGTTGAGAAAAGGGGATAATGCAGGTGCTTTGGCAGATATCAATGCTTTAAGGACTTCCAGAAATGCCCGTCCAGCACAGACACCAGCAGCTTTGGAAGCCATTGACTTGGATATCTTATTTAGAGAGTCTGGATTTGAATTGTACTGGGAAGGTTTCAGAAGAAACTACCAAATAAGATTTGGTAAATATGAGGACAGTTGGACAGAAAAGACCGATGCTGATGTGAAGAAGAGATTGTTCCCCATACCTCAAAGGGCTATAGACGGGGCCTCCAGTGAAGCAGGGTTCTTAACGCAAAACCAAGGATATTAATTAAACCTATCAACCTATACCATAAAGCCGATGAGATTTTTCATCGGCTTTTTTAGGTTTTAAGATTAGTTTTCTATCCTTTTTATATCATGCTGCTTCAGATCAATGAAAAAATGGTCCGAAGGTAGTGAGTCGAAAAGCTTACCGAAGATCACAAAAAACTGGGAGAGCTTATTGTTGAGGCTTTTATGGTCATTATAGGCTTTGTTGCTGAGCAATGGAATGAATTCATTATAAAAACTTAACCTATCAGCTGAAATCAATTTTTTACCCAGTTCATCACCATTTTTCAACAGGTAAAAATCATCGATTATTGTTTGGTGGGATATTGTTGGATTAGGATCGTTTTTTAACGTTTTGACTTTTTCAAGGAGGAAAGTTTCAGCTTCATTTTCCTGCATTGTAGCCCAATGGTTTAATTCTGCTGGACTCAGATTTTGTAGTATCAGGGCCAGGTCTTCAGGCCAATCAGCAGGAATGAACCTTGATTTGGTCAGACCTTTGAGGTGTTTTTGAGTATAATCCAGGTAATTCTTAGCGGCCAAGATAGTACTGTCCCAGATGCCAGGGTCTTTTTGGCTCATGAGCCAACGATGTTCCATCCGGTAGAGTTCAAAGAATTCATCCATGCGCTTAACGGTGGTGAGCGGGATGGTTTTTATTTCAAAGATGGAGGGACTGGGAATGCTTAAGGTCTTATAGGCTGGTGGAAAAGCAGCCAAAGAGGGGACTTGTACATTATATAAAACATTGGCACCGGTGGAATCATGATAAACTCCCGTATCGTTGATGTGCATATGTCCAGCAAAGTGGATTTTTATGCCTGTCTTGGCGTAAAGACGGGTAGTGACCTGGGAAGGTACTCTGGCGAGCTGAAACTTATCTGCTCCAAAAAGCGACTCCATGTCATCTGAAGCCCCATCGTGAAACTCCACTAAAGGGTAATGACTAAAGGAAATCAGTGTTTTTTTTCTTCTTTCAGCTTCTTTGGCTACTTTCTGAATCCATTCCAGCTGGTGCTTTTTGTGAATGGCTGCTTGGTTAAAGCCAATGGAAGAACCTTTCCAATTATTTTGGGAATGGGTGTAGACATTACCGTCCAAAGCCAATAGCCAAATGCCTTCTATGGGTTCTACGACATAGCTGGCATCTGGAAGTGTGTGTGTGGAATCGGCTGTGGCATAAAGACGGTTTTCCAGGCTTGAGCTTTCTTTTGCCTCTTTGAAATTATACTTGTCAACTGCCAGCTCTTGAAATGGATGGGCCCAAAACAGGTCCTTTTCATTGGGGTAAAAGCCAAATTCTCCCAAACTTCCTGTAATATCCTCATAGCCCCAATAATTGATTTTTTCGGTAATAGCCGTTTGTTTGGATTGGTAAAATTCTGTTTTTCCTGCGATGGCCTGTTCGGCTCCGCTAGTACCAAGAAAATCTTTTTTACCGGCAGTGCCCCCAAATGGTTTTACTGGATCATGATTGCCAGTAGTGAGAAAGAACCGCATGCCTGCATCCTTTGTATAATGAACCAAGATCTTCTTTAATGCCAATACGTTCATAGGTTGGCCATCATCGGTAAAGTCACCGGGCAAGACGACCAGTTTAATGCCTTTCTCTCTGAGGTCCTCCAAAGCACTGATGAAGGCAAAATAATTTTCATTGAAAAGCCGAGTGGAGTTCAACTGGCTTTTCATTGTCCTTATGGTTGCCCATTTACCAGTTACGGGATTAAAGACTCCCTTAAATGCTTTTGAGTCAAGATCTGCATATACATCTTGTAAATGGATATCCGATAAGAAAGCGATTTCAGGATTTACAGATTGGGCAAATAAAGCGGCATTGGTGTTTACTAATGCCAATGCCGCTCCAATAATGATGGATAATACCGGTTTTTTATTCAAATCAGCAAGGGTGTTTTGTTATTTGACCAAAACAGGGTTAGGTCTTTCATATTTGTTTCCTTCGAAAATAACTTTATAATTAGAATTAAAGAAGGAAGAAGGGTGATAATAGTCTGTGGAAATGACTTGGGCACCAGAAGTCTGCGCTTTTTCAAACCTGGTATAATCCTCATTTCTGGCTTCTTTGGTATCTGCATCAGCCCTGGTTCTGATCATATATCCTTTTTTGACCAAGTCTCTGATATAGGCTTCATTTTTTACCGGATCATTGATGATGCGAAAACCTGCAGTAGGGTGGCCTTCTTTTTTGTTGACAAATAGAACCGCATTTTCCAGATTGGGTTTTGCATGTAAATACCGGTCTATTTTTTCTTCCTTTTCATCTAGGACAAATAGGAATTTACCTTTCATTTTCTCCAGCGCCGGCCAGCTGTTGGCCAGTACTGCTGTTTCCAGATCTTTGTGATTACCTCGTACTAAATCAGGAGTGATCAAATGCTCCATTCCCAAATGCGTTCTGATTTCCAAATCAATGCTATCAAGCGCCGAGGAAGTGAAAGGAAGGGTAGGCTGGGTGTTGGGAATATTTCCATCTTTTGCATTGATCAGCACAAAAACGGGGCTATGTTCAGGATGATTTTTACTCCATTTTTTGAGGGCCTTTAATGCATCGGCAAATAACAAATAGTGAGATTTGAAGTCCAGGTCTTGAACGTGAAAAAGCTTCATGCCAGGTTTTAAAAGCGCTCCACTAGGATCATGGTCAGGTGTTGGTTTTTGACCGTTTTGGATTAAATCAAGCCCTTTAGGATGGGAATATCTTCCACCTTCAGGATCATGGAAGACATCCAGTTCAAGGTTCCGTAGACCTAAATCCAACTGTTCTTCCAATGGAATATGAGCATATTCCAAGCTTTGAGAAGCAGCGGGGTTTACTTTTGCCAAGTACTGTAATAGTTCGGGAGCCATATCGCTTTTATAGCTATTATGACTGCCAATGACCTGAATTTGGTTGAGTTTGATATCTTGCGCATAAAGCGGCGAAGAAAGCCACAGAAAGAGTGCTGTTAAGATAAGGTATAAGGTACTTTTCATGCTATTAGTTTTGGGAGCAATTTTCACTTTTTTGGCAGTATTTTCCGCAATAGTACTTTTACTTTTTTGTTATGATATTAATAGCGGGAAGTTAGCCAGGTAAGTGGATTTTACGGACAAATCTAGCGGGGGACTTTTGGGAATGGATAAATTATGAAAATAGTAGCCACGAGCAGTACTTTTGCTATATAGAAAAGCCCCAAAGTGAAGAAAAATGAGAGTTAAAAAACATTGGCCATCCGGAAAGTGATTTCTGGATGGCCAAAAGGTTTTGATTTAATGCTAAAGGTGCTCTTGTAGATTATTCAAACAAATCGAATTTTAAGCCAAAGTTCAAGCGGGCATTATAATATTCTTCTTGCATAGTTCTTGAGCGAATTCCTTGATAGTACCTGAGTGGCTGATTGGTCAGGTTATTACCATCAAAGAACAGTCTCCATTTAGGTGTGAGAGCGTAAGAGGCATTCACATCCAAAAACAATTGCTCGTCGTAGTACCTGTCTTCAAATTCTTCTCCACCTAATTCATCCAAATAATCGCCTGCGTAATTAAAGGATGCTCTCAATACCAATTTCTTGGTTTCATAGGAAAGTGAAGCGTTGAACATATGCTGGGCAGTTCCTGGAAGTTTGAGGTTATCATCTTCCCTGCCTTCTATACCAGTGGTTTCGGATTGTGTAAAGGTATAATTCAGGTAGATACCGAGTCCTTTCCAGATTTGCTTCTGTATGGATGCTTCTAAACCGTATACCGCT is from Echinicola marina and encodes:
- a CDS encoding metallophosphoesterase family protein, yielding MNKKPVLSIIIGAALALVNTNAALFAQSVNPEIAFLSDIHLQDVYADLDSKAFKGVFNPVTGKWATIRTMKSQLNSTRLFNENYFAFISALEDLREKGIKLVVLPGDFTDDGQPMNVLALKKILVHYTKDAGMRFFLTTGNHDPVKPFGGTAGKKDFLGTSGAEQAIAGKTEFYQSKQTAITEKINYWGYEDITGSLGEFGFYPNEKDLFWAHPFQELAVDKYNFKEAKESSSLENRLYATADSTHTLPDASYVVEPIEGIWLLALDGNVYTHSQNNWKGSSIGFNQAAIHKKHQLEWIQKVAKEAERRKKTLISFSHYPLVEFHDGASDDMESLFGADKFQLARVPSQVTTRLYAKTGIKIHFAGHMHINDTGVYHDSTGANVLYNVQVPSLAAFPPAYKTLSIPSPSIFEIKTIPLTTVKRMDEFFELYRMEHRWLMSQKDPGIWDSTILAAKNYLDYTQKHLKGLTKSRFIPADWPEDLALILQNLSPAELNHWATMQENEAETFLLEKVKTLKNDPNPTISHQTIIDDFYLLKNGDELGKKLISADRLSFYNEFIPLLSNKAYNDHKSLNNKLSQFFVIFGKLFDSLPSDHFFIDLKQHDIKRIEN
- a CDS encoding phosphatidylinositol-specific phospholipase C1-like protein; translation: MKSTLYLILTALFLWLSSPLYAQDIKLNQIQVIGSHNSYKSDMAPELLQYLAKVNPAASQSLEYAHIPLEEQLDLGLRNLELDVFHDPEGGRYSHPKGLDLIQNGQKPTPDHDPSGALLKPGMKLFHVQDLDFKSHYLLFADALKALKKWSKNHPEHSPVFVLINAKDGNIPNTQPTLPFTSSALDSIDLEIRTHLGMEHLITPDLVRGNHKDLETAVLANSWPALEKMKGKFLFVLDEKEEKIDRYLHAKPNLENAVLFVNKKEGHPTAGFRIINDPVKNEAYIRDLVKKGYMIRTRADADTKEARNEDYTRFEKAQTSGAQVISTDYYHPSSFFNSNYKVIFEGNKYERPNPVLVK
- a CDS encoding RagB/SusD family nutrient uptake outer membrane protein; this encodes MKNKRLNTLLPIVAFLFAFLSCTTLDEEVLDESLTGTGQAEVVSGSIAPVYGLLRQVWMHTVNFGLQEVASDEGILPYRGGTDWFDGGKFIAVHQHLMTPTNGLVGDAWNYITMTLSRAVLAEERLRLEVDMGNTAAQDALYEMTAMKAYLNMLALDNWGLVFKKDNSDEISEILRGQEAIEYLEGEFLSVVDVINSDKGPGRMNKYAVEALLARLYLNAAVYRDPYGTPDFRTEDMDKVIQYTSDIIEGPYSLSPEYFELFNDDNNTNPEIIFSLDQRGVLQTEHSRWAYWSISGDQIPRPEFPSTRGTDAVAATPDFYQTWVDAYGDVDPAEADARFFQENTIIPEELKDLTGVNPTNDADHYYCVEATEFEINRGILRNVIWGPRKDESGNIMTCEDGKVRIYPVINRRSSGADIRYVDHTLKVDFSNEGSLHNAGYRFSKYQFSHTANNCCSNSSVDLVLIRLGEIYLMRAEAKLRKGDNAGALADINALRTSRNARPAQTPAALEAIDLDILFRESGFELYWEGFRRNYQIRFGKYEDSWTEKTDADVKKRLFPIPQRAIDGASSEAGFLTQNQGY